In Variovorax paradoxus, a single genomic region encodes these proteins:
- a CDS encoding DNA/RNA non-specific endonuclease has protein sequence MSDADIQVVSDSWAGIQRVATTPKPAEFFRGREGYLPGFFGEANHVDLPLISDAISMDDIARLEDGSFELKYQHFSTVQCISRRVPLYSACNVDGSKSKNVPRHDTWNYDGRIKKEYQMLREAYGPGQDRKFSRGHMTRRQDPNWGSLATAQKANVDTFFATNACPQWQPFNDGLWGDLEDYILGNAQGDDKRISVFTGPILRSDDPERFGIRIPRDFWKVVAFISETTGELSAIAYLMSQGTYLDSGVAQDLEDFGTSQRPLAFIESETGLRFESLEGRDVLDGADLAFVQPIRRFTDTKLPA, from the coding sequence ATGTCCGATGCAGACATCCAGGTCGTGAGCGATTCCTGGGCTGGAATCCAGCGCGTCGCCACAACGCCCAAACCCGCGGAATTCTTCAGAGGCCGGGAGGGCTACCTACCGGGCTTCTTCGGGGAAGCCAACCACGTGGACCTGCCGCTCATCAGCGATGCGATCTCCATGGACGACATCGCCAGGCTCGAGGACGGCTCCTTCGAGCTCAAGTACCAGCACTTCAGCACGGTGCAATGCATTTCCCGGCGCGTGCCGCTTTATTCCGCGTGCAACGTCGACGGCTCGAAGTCGAAGAACGTGCCGCGTCACGACACCTGGAACTACGACGGCCGCATCAAGAAGGAATACCAGATGCTGCGGGAGGCCTACGGCCCCGGGCAGGACAGGAAGTTTTCACGCGGCCACATGACGCGCAGGCAGGACCCGAACTGGGGCTCGCTGGCAACGGCGCAGAAGGCGAACGTCGACACCTTCTTCGCCACCAACGCCTGCCCCCAGTGGCAGCCGTTCAACGACGGGCTCTGGGGCGACCTCGAGGACTACATCCTCGGCAACGCCCAGGGCGACGACAAGCGCATCAGCGTCTTCACCGGCCCCATCCTCCGCTCGGACGATCCGGAGCGGTTCGGCATACGGATACCCAGGGATTTCTGGAAGGTCGTCGCCTTCATCAGCGAGACCACGGGCGAACTGAGCGCCATCGCCTACCTGATGAGCCAGGGCACCTATCTCGATTCCGGCGTGGCGCAGGACCTGGAAGACTTCGGCACTTCGCAGCGTCCGCTGGCGTTCATCGAGTCGGAGACCGGCCTTCGGTTCGAAAGCCTCGAAGGACGCGACGTGCTGGACGGCGCGGACCTCGCGTTCGTCCAGCCCATCCGGCGCTTCACCGACACGAAGCTGCCGGCTTGA
- a CDS encoding acyl-CoA-binding protein: MSDLNAQFEAAQANSKLLAERPDNPTLLKIYGLFKQATEGDNTAKKPSFSDIVARAKWDAWTAQKGASADEAKQKYIDLIESLRG, encoded by the coding sequence ATGTCCGATCTCAACGCCCAATTCGAAGCCGCCCAGGCCAACTCCAAGCTGCTCGCCGAGCGCCCCGACAACCCGACGCTGCTGAAGATCTACGGCCTGTTCAAGCAGGCCACCGAAGGCGACAACACCGCCAAGAAGCCGAGCTTCAGCGACATCGTCGCGCGCGCCAAGTGGGACGCCTGGACCGCCCAGAAAGGCGCGAGCGCCGATGAAGCCAAGCAGAAGTACATCGACCTGATCGAGTCGCTGCGCGGCTGA
- a CDS encoding TetR/AcrR family transcriptional regulator has translation MAKKAPRRTAQRILEAALDLFNRFGEPNVSTTLVAGELNISPGNLYYHYPAKEELINKLYEGYEAELNELLHASEGVHDVEDAWFFMHSLFELIWRYRFLYRDLNDLLSKNRHLETQFQLVLENKARAIRQLIAGLSRAGHLEIDAREVGTLAHSMVVVLTYWLSYEYVRNPREALEPAHAQGALMRGGQHTLHLLAPYLGAEQRRHLLTLSNAYGAEDAATGGNAPGKPGNVTSPVDMAA, from the coding sequence ATGGCAAAGAAGGCGCCACGCCGCACAGCGCAACGCATCCTCGAAGCCGCATTGGACCTGTTCAACCGCTTCGGGGAGCCGAACGTCTCGACCACATTGGTGGCGGGCGAGCTCAACATCAGTCCGGGCAACCTGTACTACCACTACCCGGCCAAGGAAGAGCTGATCAACAAGCTCTACGAAGGCTACGAAGCCGAGCTCAACGAGCTGCTGCACGCGAGCGAAGGCGTGCACGACGTGGAGGACGCCTGGTTCTTCATGCACAGCCTGTTCGAGCTGATCTGGCGCTACCGCTTCCTGTACCGCGACCTCAACGACCTGCTGAGCAAGAACCGCCACCTGGAAACCCAGTTCCAGCTGGTGCTGGAGAACAAGGCCCGCGCCATCCGCCAGCTGATCGCCGGCCTGAGCCGCGCCGGCCACCTGGAGATCGATGCGCGCGAGGTCGGCACCCTCGCGCACAGCATGGTGGTGGTGCTGACCTACTGGCTCAGCTACGAGTACGTGCGCAACCCGCGCGAAGCGCTGGAGCCGGCGCATGCCCAGGGCGCGCTGATGCGCGGCGGCCAGCACACGCTGCACCTGCTGGCGCCGTACCTCGGCGCCGAGCAAAGACGGCATCTGCTGACATTGAGCAACGCCTACGGCGCGGAAGATGCCGCCACCGGCGGCAACGCCCCAGGCAAACCCGGCAACGTGACGTCCCCAGTCGATATGGCGGCCTAG
- a CDS encoding phasin family protein: protein MASQDDNKAADRIKDSAQQIWLAGLGAFAKMQQEGSKAFEALVKDGAGMQKKTQQAAEETLAQAQQRMAGFASEFGTKAAGQWGKLENIFEERVARALEKLGAPSAADMAALQARVDALEAQLKKQSAAAPRKAAARKTAAPAAKKTTLRRSKAG from the coding sequence ATGGCCTCCCAGGACGACAACAAAGCCGCCGACCGCATCAAGGACTCCGCCCAGCAGATCTGGCTGGCCGGGCTCGGTGCCTTCGCCAAGATGCAGCAGGAAGGCAGCAAGGCCTTCGAGGCGCTGGTCAAGGACGGCGCCGGCATGCAGAAGAAGACCCAGCAGGCCGCAGAGGAAACGCTGGCCCAGGCCCAGCAGCGCATGGCCGGCTTCGCGAGCGAGTTCGGCACCAAGGCCGCCGGCCAGTGGGGCAAGCTGGAGAACATCTTCGAAGAGCGCGTGGCGCGCGCGCTCGAGAAGCTCGGCGCTCCATCGGCCGCCGACATGGCCGCGCTGCAGGCGCGCGTCGATGCGCTCGAGGCCCAGCTGAAGAAGCAGTCGGCCGCGGCTCCGCGCAAGGCTGCGGCCCGCAAGACGGCGGCGCCCGCCGCCAAGAAGACCACCTTGCGCCGCAGCAAGGCCGGCTGA
- a CDS encoding acyl-CoA thioesterase has product MSSITLRFLAEPNTVNFGGKVHGGTVMKWIDEAGYACATSWAKRYCVTAFIGSIRFHRPIMIGDLVEVEARLAYTGNTSMNIAVEVRSGDMKGGVMEKTTECLIVFVSVDSHGRPLPVESFVPGTPGEMALAERAKAHLDASRAAGTTA; this is encoded by the coding sequence ATGTCTTCGATCACCCTGCGTTTTCTTGCCGAGCCGAACACCGTCAACTTCGGCGGCAAGGTCCACGGCGGCACGGTCATGAAGTGGATCGACGAGGCCGGCTACGCCTGCGCGACCAGCTGGGCCAAGCGCTACTGCGTCACCGCCTTCATCGGCAGCATCCGCTTCCACCGGCCGATCATGATCGGCGACCTGGTCGAGGTGGAGGCCCGCCTTGCCTACACCGGCAACACAAGCATGAACATCGCGGTCGAGGTGCGCAGCGGCGACATGAAGGGCGGCGTGATGGAGAAGACCACCGAATGCCTGATCGTCTTCGTGTCGGTCGACTCGCACGGGCGGCCGCTGCCGGTCGAGAGCTTCGTGCCCGGCACCCCTGGCGAGATGGCGCTGGCCGAGCGCGCCAAGGCCCACCTGGACGCCAGCCGCGCCGCCGGCACGACAGCCTGA
- a CDS encoding LysR family transcriptional regulator: MSKLDLEWLAVFDEVYKTGNVSKAAERLGMAQAAASTALNKLRAHFDDRLFTRTAQGMQPTPHAERIYPNLREALAQLAQAQGNRSSFDPAQAQRRFRICMTDISEVVLLPGLLDHLRHAAPGVHIETEIISTLSGRRLQDGEVDLAVGFMPQLDAGFYQQTLFMQNFVCLAAQNHPRIGARLTRKRFEAEAHAVVSTSGTGHAIVDTTLARLGLKRNVVVRLSSFLSVARIVAHTELLVVVPRILGRVLATQEPVKLLEPPFALPDYAVKQHWHERFHADPGNAWLRRTLAQLFSGA, from the coding sequence ATGTCCAAGCTCGATCTCGAATGGCTCGCCGTGTTCGACGAGGTCTACAAGACCGGCAACGTCTCCAAGGCCGCCGAGCGGCTGGGCATGGCGCAGGCCGCCGCCAGCACCGCGCTGAACAAGCTGCGCGCGCACTTCGACGACCGCCTGTTCACCCGCACCGCCCAGGGCATGCAGCCCACGCCGCATGCCGAGCGCATCTACCCGAACCTGCGCGAGGCGCTGGCGCAGCTGGCGCAGGCACAGGGCAACCGCAGCAGCTTCGACCCCGCGCAGGCGCAGCGGCGCTTTCGCATCTGCATGACCGACATCAGCGAGGTGGTGCTGCTGCCCGGCCTGCTCGACCACCTGCGACACGCGGCGCCGGGGGTGCACATCGAGACCGAGATCATCTCCACCCTCAGCGGCCGCCGCCTGCAGGACGGCGAGGTCGACCTGGCCGTGGGCTTCATGCCGCAGCTGGACGCGGGCTTCTACCAGCAGACGCTGTTCATGCAGAACTTCGTGTGCCTGGCGGCGCAGAACCATCCGCGCATCGGCGCGCGGCTCACGCGCAAGCGTTTCGAGGCGGAGGCGCACGCGGTGGTGTCCACGTCCGGTACGGGGCATGCCATCGTCGACACCACGCTCGCGCGGCTGGGGCTCAAGCGCAACGTGGTGGTGCGGCTGTCGAGCTTCCTGAGCGTGGCGCGCATCGTGGCGCACACCGAACTGCTGGTGGTGGTGCCGCGCATCCTGGGCAGGGTGCTGGCCACGCAGGAGCCGGTGAAGCTGCTGGAGCCGCCCTTCGCCCTGCCCGACTACGCGGTGAAGCAGCACTGGCACGAGCGCTTCCACGCCGACCCCGGCAACGCCTGGCTGCGGCGCACGCTGGCCCAGCTGTTCAGCGGCGCCTGA
- the gtdA gene encoding gentisate 1,2-dioxygenase: MKPVPTNAAERRDYYARIGPLHLTPLWESLHALVPREPQTPCVPALWRYDEIRPLLMESADLITAEEAVRRVLVLENPALPGNSSITQSLYAGLQLIMPGEVAPSHRHVQSALRFIVDGKGAYTTVGGERTTMYPGDFIITPSWAWHDHGNEGIGGTVEPVVWLDGLDIPMLRFFDAGFAENDDSKVQHVSRPEGNSLARFGHNMVPVRHDHASATSPIFNYPYARSREALALLQKQEAPDAWLGHKLRYVNPLTGGSPMPTISTNLQLLPKGFAGKTHRATDGAVYSVVEGRGTAEIAGQRFAFGPRDTFVVPSWAPLKLSSPNEDAVLFSFSDRPVQQAMGILREAFLQDA, from the coding sequence ATGAAACCCGTTCCCACCAACGCGGCCGAGCGCCGCGACTACTACGCCCGCATCGGCCCGCTGCACCTCACGCCGCTGTGGGAATCGCTGCACGCCCTCGTGCCGCGCGAACCGCAGACGCCCTGCGTGCCCGCGCTCTGGCGCTACGACGAGATCCGCCCGCTGCTGATGGAGTCGGCCGACCTCATCACCGCCGAAGAAGCCGTGCGCCGCGTGCTGGTGCTCGAGAACCCGGCGCTGCCCGGCAATTCGTCGATCACGCAGTCGCTCTATGCCGGCCTGCAGCTCATCATGCCGGGCGAGGTGGCGCCTTCGCACCGCCACGTGCAGTCGGCGCTGCGCTTCATCGTCGACGGCAAGGGCGCCTACACCACGGTGGGCGGCGAGCGCACCACCATGTACCCCGGCGACTTCATCATCACGCCATCTTGGGCCTGGCACGACCACGGCAACGAGGGCATCGGCGGCACGGTGGAGCCGGTGGTCTGGCTCGACGGCCTCGACATCCCGATGCTGCGCTTCTTCGACGCCGGCTTCGCCGAGAACGACGATTCCAAGGTCCAGCATGTGTCGCGCCCCGAGGGCAACAGCCTCGCGCGCTTCGGCCACAACATGGTGCCGGTGCGGCACGACCATGCATCGGCCACCTCGCCGATCTTCAACTACCCCTATGCGCGCAGCCGCGAAGCACTGGCCCTGTTGCAGAAGCAGGAAGCGCCCGACGCCTGGCTGGGCCACAAGCTGCGCTACGTCAACCCGCTGACAGGCGGCTCGCCGATGCCGACCATCTCGACCAACCTGCAGCTGCTGCCCAAGGGCTTCGCGGGCAAGACCCACCGCGCCACGGACGGCGCCGTCTACAGCGTGGTCGAAGGCCGCGGCACGGCCGAGATCGCCGGCCAGCGCTTCGCGTTCGGTCCGCGCGACACCTTCGTGGTGCCTTCGTGGGCGCCGTTGAAGCTGTCGTCGCCGAACGAAGACGCCGTGCTCTTCAGCTTCTCGGACCGCCCCGTGCAGCAGGCCATGGGCATCCTGCGCGAAGCCTTCCTTCAAGACGCCTGA
- a CDS encoding fumarylacetoacetate hydrolase family protein: MSFVFTPPSIVGLPIADSDKLFPVRRVYCVGRNYAAHAREMGFDPDREPPFFFCKPNDDASVVPVAEGQTVGIPYPPLTSNYHYEAELVVAIGKGGKDIKVEDAASHIHSYAVGLDMTRRDLQMKMREQGRPWEIGKAFDFSAPIAPLRTLADVGEINGGAITLEVDGQVRQSSDITHLIWSVNEVIANLSTLFALQPGDLIFTGTPEGVGAVKAGQTIKVSIERLPSLTVRID, from the coding sequence ATGTCTTTCGTTTTCACGCCTCCTTCCATCGTCGGCCTGCCCATCGCGGATTCCGACAAGCTGTTCCCGGTGCGCCGCGTCTACTGCGTCGGCCGCAACTACGCGGCCCATGCGCGCGAGATGGGCTTCGACCCCGACCGCGAACCGCCGTTCTTCTTCTGCAAGCCCAATGACGACGCCTCGGTGGTGCCCGTGGCCGAAGGCCAAACGGTCGGCATTCCGTACCCGCCGCTCACGAGCAACTATCACTACGAAGCCGAGCTGGTCGTGGCCATCGGCAAGGGCGGCAAGGACATCAAGGTCGAAGACGCCGCCAGCCACATCCACAGCTATGCCGTGGGCCTGGACATGACCCGCCGCGACCTGCAGATGAAGATGCGCGAGCAGGGCCGCCCGTGGGAAATCGGCAAGGCCTTCGACTTCTCCGCGCCCATCGCGCCGCTGCGCACGCTGGCCGACGTGGGCGAAATCAACGGCGGCGCCATCACGCTCGAAGTCGACGGCCAGGTGCGCCAGAGCAGCGACATCACGCACCTGATCTGGTCGGTGAACGAGGTCATCGCCAACCTGTCGACGCTCTTCGCGCTGCAGCCCGGCGACCTGATCTTCACCGGCACGCCCGAAGGCGTGGGCGCGGTGAAGGCCGGCCAGACCATCAAGGTGAGCATCGAGCGCCTGCCCTCGCTCACGGTCCGCATCGACTGA
- a CDS encoding 3-hydroxybenzoate 6-monooxygenase, whose product MTLSKNPPSVLLVGGGIGGMAAALALARLGVSIDLLEQSATIGEIGAGLQLGPNAFAALDALGVGEAVRRGSVFTDRLVMMDAVDCGEVASVPVGEAFRARFRNPYAVSHRADLHGAIHEAVKQHPLIRFHTSAQVESIDTGAQSVTAVTTDGRRFKADAIVGCDGVKSVVRARLIGDAPRVSGHVVYRAVVPAADMPADLCWNAPVVWAGPNCHLVHYPLRHGEQYNLVVTFHSREREEWGVTDGSKEEVLSYFEGVHARPRQLLDRPTSWRRWSTADRDPVERWSDGPATLLGDAAHPMMQYLAQGACMALEDAVTLGEAVKACDFDMVAAFKLYEAARVARTARVVLSVREMGRIYHAKGVERLVRNSLWTGRTPERFYDAVEWLYAWRPEHCLDDAPPALSPR is encoded by the coding sequence ATGACCCTTTCGAAGAATCCCCCCTCCGTGCTGCTGGTCGGCGGCGGCATCGGCGGCATGGCCGCGGCGCTGGCACTGGCGCGCCTTGGCGTGTCCATCGACCTGCTGGAGCAGAGCGCCACCATCGGCGAGATCGGCGCCGGCCTGCAGCTCGGGCCCAATGCCTTCGCGGCGCTCGACGCGCTGGGCGTGGGCGAGGCGGTGCGCCGGGGCTCGGTGTTCACCGACCGGCTGGTGATGATGGACGCCGTCGACTGCGGCGAAGTGGCCTCGGTGCCGGTGGGCGAAGCCTTCCGCGCGCGCTTTCGCAATCCGTATGCGGTGAGCCATCGCGCCGACCTGCACGGCGCCATCCATGAAGCGGTGAAGCAGCATCCGCTGATCCGCTTCCACACCTCCGCGCAGGTCGAGTCGATCGACACCGGCGCCCAGAGCGTGACGGCCGTCACCACCGACGGCCGCCGCTTCAAGGCCGATGCCATCGTCGGCTGCGACGGCGTGAAGTCGGTGGTGCGCGCCAGGCTCATCGGCGACGCGCCGCGCGTGTCGGGCCACGTGGTCTACCGCGCGGTAGTGCCCGCCGCCGACATGCCGGCCGACCTGTGCTGGAACGCGCCGGTGGTCTGGGCCGGCCCCAACTGCCACCTGGTGCACTACCCGCTGCGCCACGGCGAGCAATACAACCTGGTCGTCACCTTCCACAGCCGCGAGCGGGAAGAGTGGGGCGTGACCGACGGCAGCAAGGAAGAAGTGCTGTCGTACTTCGAGGGCGTGCATGCGCGCCCGCGCCAGCTGCTCGACCGCCCGACCTCGTGGCGCCGCTGGAGCACCGCCGACCGCGACCCCGTGGAACGCTGGAGCGACGGCCCTGCCACGCTGCTGGGCGACGCGGCGCATCCCATGATGCAGTACCTCGCGCAGGGCGCCTGCATGGCGCTCGAAGACGCGGTGACGCTGGGCGAAGCCGTGAAGGCCTGCGATTTCGACATGGTCGCCGCGTTCAAGTTGTACGAAGCAGCGCGCGTTGCCCGCACGGCGCGCGTGGTGCTGTCGGTGCGCGAGATGGGCCGCATCTATCACGCCAAGGGCGTGGAGCGGCTGGTGCGCAACAGCCTCTGGACCGGCCGCACGCCCGAACGCTTCTACGATGCGGTCGAGTGGCTGTACGCATGGCGGCCCGAGCATTGCCTGGACGATGCGCCCCCGGCGCTTTCGCCGCGCTGA
- a CDS encoding Bug family tripartite tricarboxylate transporter substrate binding protein, with protein sequence MNFSRALLTGALAVTVATAATGALAQAGDFPNKPVTLVTPFAAGSGPDAVLRLVSDKLARLWGQRVLIDNKPGGGGFIAIDQARRAAPDGYTLLQLDSEHIAALPHLYKSKNFVTLQHFDPVASLFRTPFFVAVGTDSKWKNMGDLIAAAKADPDAIVYGSWGVGSPGHLGAQQLEALSGIRMRHAPYREVSQLYSNVGTGEVPWAFASIPSSQGIYKAGKLRYLAVAAPRRIPQMPDVPTMAEAGGPASLEVNSFVSLLAPKGVSAAVKAKINADVAKVIADPEIRARFDTFAFEPLAWSPEEIERNAEAKSKVYGELVRRGNISLD encoded by the coding sequence ATGAATTTCTCGCGCGCACTGCTGACCGGCGCCCTTGCCGTGACCGTCGCCACAGCCGCCACCGGCGCGCTGGCACAGGCCGGCGATTTTCCGAACAAGCCCGTGACGCTGGTCACGCCCTTCGCGGCCGGCAGCGGCCCCGACGCGGTGCTGCGCCTGGTGTCCGACAAGCTCGCGCGCCTGTGGGGCCAGCGCGTGCTGATCGACAACAAGCCTGGCGGCGGCGGCTTCATCGCCATCGACCAGGCACGCCGCGCCGCGCCCGACGGCTACACGCTGCTGCAGCTGGACAGCGAGCACATCGCCGCGCTGCCGCACCTGTACAAGTCGAAGAACTTCGTGACGCTGCAGCACTTCGACCCGGTGGCTTCGCTGTTTCGCACGCCCTTCTTCGTGGCCGTGGGCACCGACTCGAAGTGGAAGAACATGGGCGACCTGATCGCCGCCGCCAAGGCCGACCCGGATGCCATCGTCTATGGCTCGTGGGGCGTCGGCAGCCCGGGCCACCTGGGCGCGCAGCAGCTCGAAGCGCTCTCCGGCATCCGCATGCGCCACGCGCCGTACCGCGAGGTGTCGCAGCTTTATTCCAACGTGGGAACCGGCGAGGTGCCGTGGGCCTTCGCCAGCATTCCGTCGAGCCAGGGCATCTACAAGGCCGGCAAGCTGCGCTACCTGGCCGTGGCCGCGCCCCGCCGCATTCCGCAGATGCCCGACGTGCCGACCATGGCCGAGGCCGGCGGCCCGGCCTCGCTGGAAGTCAATTCCTTCGTGTCGCTGCTCGCGCCCAAGGGCGTGTCGGCGGCCGTGAAGGCGAAGATCAACGCCGACGTGGCCAAGGTCATCGCCGATCCAGAAATCCGTGCCCGCTTCGACACCTTCGCCTTCGAGCCGCTGGCCTGGTCGCCCGAGGAAATCGAGCGCAATGCCGAGGCCAAGTCGAAGGTGTACGGCGAGCTGGTGCGCAGGGGCAACATCAGCCTCGATTAG
- a CDS encoding Bug family tripartite tricarboxylate transporter substrate binding protein gives MSVTKRALLIACGLAAASVLPMTASAQNAAWPNKPIRLLVGFPGGSTPDIAARTIAEPLSKALGQPIVVDNKAGASGNIAADQVAKATDDHTLGIVINGNLTSSKMLYAKLPYDPVKDFTYLSLIATAPLVLVAQNNLPSGAAFFEEGRKAGDKWNYGSVGIGSVGHLGMELLKTRVPGFKPEHVPYQGNPQVITAMLGDQVQMGLIPPGVAMPQIKAGKLKAIGLTGGRSALVPEIPPLSDAGVKDFNLEVWVALLGPANLSKTAQARISRELEVVMKDPDVRRKLFEQGWQAVGTSPDGMRTRVNEEAAIMTKIISARGIKLQ, from the coding sequence ATGTCCGTCACCAAGAGAGCCCTCCTGATCGCCTGCGGCCTGGCCGCCGCCTCCGTGCTGCCGATGACCGCCAGCGCACAGAACGCCGCCTGGCCGAACAAGCCGATCCGCCTGCTCGTGGGCTTCCCCGGCGGCTCCACGCCCGACATCGCCGCGCGCACCATCGCCGAGCCGCTGTCGAAGGCGCTGGGCCAGCCGATCGTGGTGGACAACAAGGCCGGCGCGTCGGGCAACATCGCCGCCGACCAGGTCGCCAAGGCCACCGACGACCACACGCTGGGCATCGTCATCAACGGCAACCTCACGTCGTCGAAGATGCTGTACGCCAAGCTGCCGTACGACCCGGTCAAGGACTTCACCTACCTGTCGCTGATCGCGACCGCGCCGCTGGTGCTGGTGGCGCAGAACAACCTGCCCTCGGGCGCCGCCTTCTTCGAGGAAGGCCGCAAAGCCGGCGACAAGTGGAACTACGGCTCGGTGGGCATCGGCTCGGTCGGCCACCTGGGCATGGAACTGCTCAAGACCCGCGTGCCCGGCTTCAAGCCAGAGCACGTGCCCTACCAGGGCAATCCGCAGGTCATCACCGCCATGCTGGGCGACCAGGTGCAGATGGGCCTGATCCCGCCGGGCGTGGCCATGCCGCAGATCAAGGCCGGCAAGCTCAAGGCCATCGGCCTGACCGGCGGCCGCAGCGCGCTGGTGCCCGAGATCCCGCCGCTGTCGGACGCCGGCGTGAAGGACTTCAACCTCGAAGTGTGGGTGGCGCTGCTCGGCCCGGCCAACCTGTCGAAGACCGCGCAGGCGCGCATCAGCCGCGAGCTCGAAGTGGTCATGAAGGACCCGGACGTGCGCCGCAAGCTCTTCGAGCAAGGCTGGCAGGCCGTGGGCACCTCGCCGGACGGCATGCGCACGCGCGTGAACGAAGAGGCGGCCATCATGACCAAGATCATCAGCGCCCGCGGCATCAAGCTCCAGTAA
- a CDS encoding FAD-dependent oxidoreductase produces the protein MPVQTLHEPARELPVFGTYDVVVVGGGPAGIAAAVSAARHGANTLLVERYGFLGGMGTAGGVTNFAGLYGKRKGEMTQLVHGVVDELIDRIAGLNGMNQPQNGMGGRICVRSYDTSAYKLAADQLLEAAGVKLLFHAYAAAVVRDGSRIAALVVETKSGRQAIRANAFIDASGDADVAAFAGVPFEVGDGHGSGLFPTTMFRIGQVDAPAALEAVGEFKAINDFMARAEQQKPGVYKFPREGAILRPNKDPREWRANVTQIRNAQGRAMNGVDARELTEGELEGRRQISEYFKFLKAEVPGFAQSAIVEIAPQVGIRETRRIRGLYALEREDILSSAKFDDNIGLNAWPMEMHADGRIEWAFPRDEDNAYNHLPWRMLVPQTVDNLLVAGRCASMTHEGQSAARASGGCFVMGQAAGTAAASLGGDAFAGVDVPALQRKLAADGADLDR, from the coding sequence ATGCCAGTCCAGACCCTGCACGAACCGGCGCGCGAGCTGCCGGTGTTCGGCACATACGACGTGGTGGTGGTCGGCGGCGGCCCCGCCGGCATCGCCGCTGCCGTGAGCGCCGCGCGCCACGGCGCGAATACGCTGCTGGTCGAGCGCTACGGCTTCCTCGGCGGCATGGGCACCGCGGGCGGCGTCACCAACTTCGCGGGCCTGTACGGCAAGCGCAAGGGCGAGATGACGCAGCTGGTGCACGGCGTGGTCGACGAACTCATCGACCGCATCGCCGGGCTCAACGGCATGAACCAGCCGCAGAACGGCATGGGCGGGCGCATCTGCGTGCGCTCGTACGACACCTCGGCGTACAAGCTCGCGGCCGACCAACTGCTCGAAGCGGCGGGCGTGAAGCTGCTGTTCCATGCATACGCTGCCGCGGTGGTTCGCGACGGCAGCCGCATCGCGGCGCTGGTGGTCGAGACCAAGTCGGGCCGCCAGGCCATCCGCGCCAACGCCTTCATCGATGCCAGCGGCGACGCCGACGTGGCCGCCTTCGCGGGCGTTCCCTTCGAGGTGGGCGACGGCCACGGCAGCGGGCTCTTTCCGACCACCATGTTCCGCATCGGCCAGGTCGACGCGCCGGCCGCGCTGGAAGCGGTGGGCGAGTTCAAGGCCATCAACGACTTCATGGCCCGCGCCGAGCAGCAGAAGCCTGGCGTCTACAAGTTCCCGCGCGAAGGCGCCATCCTGCGGCCCAACAAGGACCCGCGCGAATGGCGCGCCAACGTCACGCAGATCCGCAACGCCCAGGGCCGCGCGATGAACGGCGTCGACGCACGCGAACTCACCGAAGGCGAACTCGAAGGCCGCCGCCAGATCAGCGAATACTTCAAGTTCCTGAAGGCCGAGGTGCCGGGCTTCGCGCAATCGGCCATCGTGGAGATCGCGCCGCAGGTCGGCATCCGCGAGACGCGGCGCATCCGGGGCCTGTACGCGCTCGAGCGCGAGGACATCCTGTCCTCGGCCAAGTTCGACGACAACATCGGCCTCAATGCCTGGCCGATGGAAATGCACGCCGACGGGCGCATCGAGTGGGCCTTCCCGCGCGACGAAGACAACGCCTACAACCACCTGCCTTGGCGCATGCTGGTGCCGCAGACGGTCGACAACCTGCTGGTGGCCGGCCGCTGCGCGTCGATGACGCACGAAGGCCAGTCGGCCGCGCGCGCCAGCGGCGGCTGCTTCGTCATGGGGCAGGCGGCGGGCACGGCGGCGGCGTCGCTGGGCGGAGATGCGTTCGCCGGCGTGGACGTGCCGGCGCTGCAGCGCAAGCTGGCGGCCGACGGCGCGGACCTCGACCGCTGA